The Juglans regia cultivar Chandler chromosome 1, Walnut 2.0, whole genome shotgun sequence nucleotide sequence GGTAACCTGCGCTGGAGGGCTACAAGCTTTAGCAAACTGTAAAATGATGCCTGTGGAGATCTTCTTTCGATGGAAAACCAATGATTGTCATCATAACTTTGCGGCTTTAGAGCACAATCACACACATACTTTGCCACTTTAGAGAATTGAGGCTAGCTCAATAGTGAGTGCATATGTCGAAATATTCAGTCAGTAACTAAAAGAGAACAACTCtaaaattagaaagagaaaatCTAGTCCTAAGCTGATCTAGCCTCCAACTCCACACACCAGTTGATGTGGCCGACCAGGTGTAAGTAAAACAGTCCAATTCCTTCGAGTAAAACGCATCTCCATTTGTGAATGCCGAATCCCCACGAACGCATCTCTATCTGAGAAGGCCAGGCGAATCCCCACGAATGACTTTCTCTGCATTACACATTACTAGATTTGCTCTACTGCTAACACTCGTCTGCTTTATTTAAGATAACCGTCAAATCTTGCTCCGTTTAcgaaaagaagggaaaaaagaagaagataattccGAGTTTCTGTATTCATTGCATGTTTCGACTGTTGAAAAGTTTGCTGAGGCACATGAAAAAAATCTCTGTGTTGAGGGGTCTTTTTGTGTGGAAAATTCCATGTTTGGTTGCCGTGAAAGAGGTTTGAATGGTTTTGATGGCTaccatcttttttcttcttcgcgAGAGATAGAAAGATATGGTATGACATTTTGGATCAGACGAAGATGACGCCAGATGACGACGACGGCAACAAGCTTCAGTCCTACCCACGACGATGACCACAGAAGAAATATTGGGATCAGACAAAGACGAAGATGATGACGGCGACCGCAACAACTCTTTGGTTTCATTTTCacgaagatgaagacgaagacgaagacgaagtcGCCTTCCATGAAATTTcccatcattttattttttatatccccCAATGGACACTTGCAAGATGCTCATATTCTCTTTTAGCACTTTGTTTAACCACGCCATCCACTACAATGTTCAGTTGGTGTTGGTAAGGAAACGGCAGAAGGGCGAATCCGAATGGAAGATTTGGGGGAGAAGGTCGAAAACGTGGGACGGTGGGAGTAGTCTTCAAAACGAATTATtttgaggagaaaaaaaaaaaaaaaaaaaaccagctcAGTTGATGTGTGGTGTTGGAAACTTAAGTGGGCTaagagtagaattactcaaaaGAAAATGTGAGCCGTCACTTCTCTCTGTGCTATGGTCATTAATAGAGATTCAACGGAGGTCAGGGGATCCTCCTCCGCACCTCCTTAGCTACCCCTTCCGTGGCTAACGCCACTCTCGAGGCCGGTTCAAGGTCTCTTTAGATCCCTTTACGCGGACCACTTCAAGGTCTTTTCTTAGCCCTTTACATGAGCCGTGGAAGCCTCATTTTCGATGCTTCCCCAGCTAACTCTTCTTGTTGAATCTCTCTCCCTGACCCTCCGCTCTGGAAGGGTCCTCAAGCTAACTGCCAATCCCCGAAAGTCAACTAATGCTACTTAGCTTAAACTAAACTATAACCTTTAAGCTACAATCTACAAAAGCAAGAAACTAAAAGCCTGTTTGCTTAACTTATTAATTTTCAAAGCTTCTCTCATACCTTTGAAGGTAGTGAATCAGAGAGGCAGGTAACCCTCGTAGGGAGAGGGAGCTAATAATTAGAACGCTAATCCCCCACCCCCGACCGGGAAAGGCATTCCAAAATATGATTTAATTAGTGACTATGAAATTCccaaaatgtgatttttaagTCACAGTGATTTGCCGGCTATGGTATGCAATTGATAATGTCTTTCCTCTTTGCACACGACTCTTTGTATACGAAATGAAGCTATCATATCATAAAAGGAAGATGGCACATACGTCCAATTAACATCTTATAATATTGTCGCCACTAATTTATATAGTTGAAAGAAACCCGAATACTTCTAAATTATGGTACATTAGTAGTACTAATCGATGGAACATATTAATCAATGATTGAAGGTCCTCCAATCCGTCGGtgaaattttcttaattaattatatgaggCTACCAAGCGACAGGATTGttacttaatattatatatatatatatatatatcaatcacaTGCGTACGTAGAAATCTacctaatttataatttggtcCAGTAAAAGCAACAGTTTCTACAAGAGGCTTAATTTAAAGCTTTTGAGAATTACTGTCCCGCGCGTACTTTCTTTTGTCATAAATTGAGTCGATAACTATAAATAGATCGAACATTAATTTTCTATCATCAACTTCTGGGCATGAAATTCATAGTTGAGTTGCCATGATCAGTAGTAGTCAAAGGAGCCATTTGGAGCTGACACGCATCCCCTTCCAAGTGATCAAAATGTGCTGCTGAAATTCCCATTTCTTGTAGCTGAAATCCACCAGTACGAGAGTTAATGTGATGTTCATTTACATGCAACTCTTCTAGAGATGGCATGTTCACCAAGGAACCAAAATCTCTCGTGTTGCTCATCGTGTCCCCATATCCTTGACCAACAACGTCGAGCTTGTAACCACCTTGACAGTTCACATGATTTTCCTCGGAGAGTGTTCGGCATGCTTTCTCCAGTATTGTCCGCATATATTTTCCTTGTGCGTCGATCCTCATCTGGAGGTGTTTCTGTACCTATCAACACAGATATAATATAATGCATGGCCAAAAAGTTCAAAACCAATTCCCTATTTGATCTTCAACTCCTGTTGAAATTTTACTATCAATGGGACGTACGGTTTAGGTATTTTCTTAACTTCCTTATTGTTTTACCTCTAACTGCTCATTCAGTCTCCTTCGCACTTCCATTTGCGTTTTAAGAGCTTCAGTCTGGTTTATGTTCCTGTGATCAGGTtcttaaaaatgaattaaaatgtgaa carries:
- the LOC108998587 gene encoding myb family transcription factor IPN2-like isoform X1, which produces MNSHDHRQMCTVQGDAGLVLTTDPKPRLRWTAELHERFVDAVAQLGGPDKATPKTIMKVMGVKGLTLYHLKSHLQKFRLGKQPHKDLNDQAVGDASALEFQRDAAATSRTIMGLRLNKNINQTEALKTQMEVRRRLNEQLEVQKHLQMRIDAQGKYMRTILEKACRTLSEENHVNCQGGYKLDVVGQGYGDTMSNTRDFGSLVNMPSLEELHVNEHHINSRTGGFQLQEMGISAAHFDHLEGDACQLQMAPLTTTDHGNSTMNFMPRS
- the LOC108998587 gene encoding myb family transcription factor IPN2-like isoform X2; this encodes MNSHDHRQMCTVQGDAGLVLTTDPKPRLRWTAELHERFVDAVAQLGGPDKATPKTIMKVMGVKGLTLYHLKSHLQKFRLGKQPHKDLNDQAVGDASALEFQRDAAATSRTIMGLRLNKNINQTEALKTQMEVRRRLNEQLEKHLQMRIDAQGKYMRTILEKACRTLSEENHVNCQGGYKLDVVGQGYGDTMSNTRDFGSLVNMPSLEELHVNEHHINSRTGGFQLQEMGISAAHFDHLEGDACQLQMAPLTTTDHGNSTMNFMPRS